A single genomic interval of Helianthus annuus cultivar XRQ/B chromosome 13, HanXRQr2.0-SUNRISE, whole genome shotgun sequence harbors:
- the LOC110898446 gene encoding ATP synthase subunit d, mitochondrial, with product MSGAGKKVADVAFKASRTIDWEGMAKMIVTEEARKEFSSLRRAFEEVNSTLQTKFSQEPEPIDWEYYRKGLGSRIVDSYKEYYDGVEIPKFVDTTTPKYKPKFDELLVELKEAEQKSLKESERLEKEIADVQELKKKLSTMTADEYFEKHPELKQKFDDEIRNDYWGY from the exons aTGAGCGGTGCAGGGAAGAAGGTAGCCGATGTAGCCTTCAAGGCATCAAGGACGATCGATTGGGAGGGTATGGCCAAGATGATCGTCACCGAGGAGGCTCGCAAGGAGTTCTCCTCTCTCCGTCGTGCATTTGAGGAAGTCAATTCCACTCTTCAGACCAAATTCAGTCAG GAACCAGAACCTATTGACTGGGAGTACTACAGAAAAGGACTTGGATCTCGCATAGTCGATTCTTACAAAGAGTATTATGATG GTGTCGAAATCCCCAAGTTTGTAGACACTACCACTCCTAAGTATAAACCCAAGTTTGACGAGTTG TTGGTGGAGCTGAAAGAGGCTGAACAAAAATCACTCAAGGAATCTGAAAGATTGGAAAAAGAAATTGCTGATGTCCAAGAGCTAAAG AAAAAACTTAGCACCATGACAGCTGATGAATACTTTGAGAAACACCCAGAATTAAAACagaaatttgatgatgaaatcaGAAATGACTACTGGGGCTATTGA